DNA from Desulfarculus baarsii DSM 2075:
GCCGACATTTTCGGGCTTGACGACGAAAGCCCGCCGCAATTGCCGCGGACCCACGGCCATCCTCGGGGCGGCATGTTCACGATCCATTTCGCGCGGACCAGACGCAGCATTGCCAACGCCTTATCCGACATCATCAATCCGCCCATGGAAGGCCGTTTTCTGCCGATCTTCGCCGAATGCAAGGTCATCGAGGTGATCTCGCTGATGCTCAACGACATCCACGCCGGCAATCAGGGTTGCGGGCGTCCTTCCAGCCTGACCACGGCGGAAGTCGCCAGGCTTTATAATGTCCGCGATCTGCTCAACGCCAGCACGAGCGACCCGCCGCCCCTCATCCAATTGGCCCACGACCACGGCTTTACGCACAACAAGCTCAACAAGGGATTCCGGGAGCTGTTTGGCTCCACGGTCTACGAATATGTCCGCGCCATTCGTTTGGAAAAGGCGCGAGAGATGTTGTTGTCCGGCGACCGCAACGTCACCGAGGCCTGCTATGGTGTCGGATACTCCAACATCAGTCATTTCGCCAAGATATACAGGCAACAATACGGCGAAAGCCCCAGCCGTTCGCGAAAACGGTATTTTATTGTCGATTGACCCGCGCCGAACTTGGCGAGCGCCCGACTTAGCCAGCCCGGCGCGTTCGGCGCTCCTCGCGGCAGCCGCCTCCAGCGGCCCGGTTGCCCGTGGCGTTGTCCCGCCTCGTCATGAAGCGTCCAAAACTGATCATCAACCGTTAGCCGAACCGTTCATGCCCGCATACCATTTTTATCGCTCCAAATCATATTTGAATGGAGCAAGAAAAAGGTTGCGGGCGCAACCATCACGCTCTGGGCGAACCTCGAGCAAAAACTCACCAACGATGCGATGGATGGTCGGAAATGAACGCGAAGCTGTCTTTTCTAAT
Protein-coding regions in this window:
- a CDS encoding helix-turn-helix domain-containing protein, which gives rise to MFTIHFARTRRSIANALSDIINPPMEGRFLPIFAECKVIEVISLMLNDIHAGNQGCGRPSSLTTAEVARLYNVRDLLNASTSDPPPLIQLAHDHGFTHNKLNKGFRELFGSTVYEYVRAIRLEKAREMLLSGDRNVTEACYGVGYSNISHFAKIYRQQYGESPSRSRKRYFIVD